The genomic stretch AATTTGATTTTTTGATTGATTGATGATGTTGAACTCGTTTAAATTTTTTCAATTTGCTGAAAAATCCAAAAAGTTTAAACGAGTTCATTATAAGAACGCAAAATGTGCAAAAATGTTACAAAAAAAAGAGTCTCATAATTGAGACTCTTTTATAAATTAGTTGAAACGATTTTAAATTTTATCTTTCTTTTTATGTTTTGGTTTTGGCGGCGGAGGTGGCGGAGGCGGAATTGGTTTTCCGTTTTCATCTACTAATTGACTTTTTTCATTATAGATGAATTTTACGCCATTTTTCACAACATAATAATGTTTTTTACCATTAATCTCCATGGTTTCTACTTTCTGACCTTTCATGTTTTCCTGCATGTGCTCAACATTTCGCTTTTCTTTAGAAGAAAGTTTGGGTGCATGTCCAGGCGGTGGCGGTGGCGGAACATCAGTAATGTTGATCGTTTCAATATTATAAATCTTATTTGCTTTTAAAATTGCAGTTACTTTTGCTATAAATTCTTTACGATCTTCATGATAAATGATAAGTGAATTCCGGGCTTTTTTGTGTAAAATATGACTAAGTTCTGTTTTAATATTTTTATCAAGTTCTGCAAAAGTACTTTTAAGTGTATAGTTTACGATGAAGCTTCCATCTTTAGTAATGTTAACTACAATATCTTTTCTATCAATGTTTTTGACAATATTTACTTTCTTATTATTAAGTTTTGTTTTATGTGAATTTTCTTTGAAATGTAAAACGGCACCTTCAGGCAATGGGCTTGCTATATTTTTTTTCAATACTTCAAAACCAGATTCGGTATATAATAATATTTGATTTTCTTGAGGAAAACGTATACTTCGAGCATTTTTGTATACAAAACTTCCTGTGTAATGCACAATGTCATAGTTTGAAATTTTACTATTGTCAATCACCTTTCCATCTAACCAAATAGCAAACGCTGTTTTGTTTTTCCAATCGTTTAAAAGTTGCGTTGTCGGGCGTTTTGCTACAGGTGTTTTTGGTGGAGGAATTAATTTTGTTTTATCTTTCGCAGTAAGTTCTGCGTACGTTTTTGTGACTTTAGTTCCGTGTTCATCTTCAAAAATCAATGTCGCATTTTTATAATAATCAGCTTTTGGATCGTTTTGATTTTGTGGAATAGTCGTTTGTGTTTTTGTAGTTTCTATCAATTCTGCAGTCGCTTCATGCGCAACTACTTTTGTGCTAAATAGAAACAGCGCGCCAATAAATACTGGAATCGTGAGCGAGGCAACAAGCCAAGCACGAACACGCGATGTGTGTTTTGTCATCATTTCTAATCTTTTTTTAGTTACAGAAAAATTTAAATTACTGGCCAAGTATACGTCATGATTCCAACTTGCGTTATCGAGTAATAATTGTTGATAGGCTGGAATCTTTGTGTTTGATTTTATCACAGCATCATCCGCTAAAAATTCGTGGTTCAGCTGAATTGCTTTTTTATAATACATTAGTAACGGATTGAACCAACATACAATCTGGATCAATTCAATCAAAATAATATCTAACGTATGTTTTTGCGAAACATGCGCGAGTTCATGTGTGTACAATTCGTTTGCAATAGTTGCCGTGTCATATGCTTCTTTTTCAATAAAAATATAATGCAAAAATGTATGTGGCAATACGTTTTCTTTCAATAATACCAACGAAGCTTTTTTGTAAATTGCCTTTGTATTTTTGGCAATTTTTTGAAAAATCTTGTGAATATTTGCGATGAATCGAGAAAAGAAAAATAAGCAGCCAATTCCATATAAAACCACTAAATAGACGAACCATGAAATTGGGTTTGAAACTTCATTGGAAGCAACTTCTATTGACAATCCTTGTGTACTTTCAATAAGTAATGCAGGATTATTTTCTACCATTGGAATTGTTACCGAACTCACCATTGGAATAAAAGGAACTAAAAGCGAAAAGCACAATCCGAAAAGCAAATAGTATCTATTAAACACATATATGCGTTCGCGCTCAAGCAATACTTTATATACTAAAAGTACCAATGCCAAACATAATCCTGATTTTATGAAATA from Kordia antarctica encodes the following:
- a CDS encoding M56 family metallopeptidase codes for the protein MISYFIKSGLCLALVLLVYKVLLERERIYVFNRYYLLFGLCFSLLVPFIPMVSSVTIPMVENNPALLIESTQGLSIEVASNEVSNPISWFVYLVVLYGIGCLFFFSRFIANIHKIFQKIAKNTKAIYKKASLVLLKENVLPHTFLHYIFIEKEAYDTATIANELYTHELAHVSQKHTLDIILIELIQIVCWFNPLLMYYKKAIQLNHEFLADDAVIKSNTKIPAYQQLLLDNASWNHDVYLASNLNFSVTKKRLEMMTKHTSRVRAWLVASLTIPVFIGALFLFSTKVVAHEATAELIETTKTQTTIPQNQNDPKADYYKNATLIFEDEHGTKVTKTYAELTAKDKTKLIPPPKTPVAKRPTTQLLNDWKNKTAFAIWLDGKVIDNSKISNYDIVHYTGSFVYKNARSIRFPQENQILLYTESGFEVLKKNIASPLPEGAVLHFKENSHKTKLNNKKVNIVKNIDRKDIVVNITKDGSFIVNYTLKSTFAELDKNIKTELSHILHKKARNSLIIYHEDRKEFIAKVTAILKANKIYNIETINITDVPPPPPPGHAPKLSSKEKRNVEHMQENMKGQKVETMEINGKKHYYVVKNGVKFIYNEKSQLVDENGKPIPPPPPPPPKPKHKKKDKI